A window of Malania oleifera isolate guangnan ecotype guangnan chromosome 5, ASM2987363v1, whole genome shotgun sequence contains these coding sequences:
- the LOC131156358 gene encoding protein NUCLEAR FUSION DEFECTIVE 4 has protein sequence MGFSQDHIYTSVRRPRRAVDRRNFVLATPRDRAKRASTAPAEDRRRAPQPSPILIIKTILWMAGQSRKWMILVATIWIQAFTGTNFDFSAYSSELKSVLGISQVQLNYLAVASDLGKVFGWSSGLALMYLPLWIVMFVAAFMGLCGYGLQWLVIRNIISLPYFLVFLLCLLAGCSICWFNTVCFVLCIQNFPANRPLAISLTVSFNGVSAALYTLTANALDPSSDALYLLLNATLPLLTSTAALFPILLQPSLDPLPPDAVRRDSLIFLLLNFLAALTGVYLLLLGSISASATISRLLLGGAVFLLVLPLCIPGVVYAHDWFHRTIHSSLRLDGSSFLLVDVDDLELHKELLAREGSICGDGGSADHLTNGNANESMYEIASPEESKGCCEKIMKDELAMLGEEHPAGALVRRLDFWLYYAAYFCGGTIGLVYSNNLGQIAQSLGQSSNTSSLVTLYSSFSFFGRLLSATPDFMRAKFYCARTGWLAIALVPTPLAFFLLALSGSGPTLHVGTALIGLSSGFIFAAAVSITSELFGPNSVGVNHNILITNIPIGSLVYGVLAAIVYDANISSSLGSIVIVNSDTEVCMGRNCYFLTFLWWGCISVLGLATSVVLFLRTRPAYNRFEENRISTQPY, from the exons ATGGGCTTTTCGCAGGACCATATATATACGAGCGTTAGGAGGCCACGTAGAGCCGTAGACAGACGCAATTTCGTCCTCGCCACCCCCAGGGACCGGGCGAAGCGAGCATCCACCGCCCCCGCCGAAGACAGACGTCGCGCGCCGCAGCCGTCGCCGATCCTCATTATAAAAACGATCCTCTGGATGGCGGGGCAGTCGCGGAAGTGGATGATTCTGGTAGCCACCATCTGGATTCAGGCGTTCACCGGGACCAACTTCGACTTCTCGGCGTACTCGTCGGAGCTGAAGTCGGTGCTGGGGATATCGCAGGTGCAGCTGAACTACCTGGCGGTGGCGTCGGATCTGGGGAAGGTGTTCGGATGGTCGTCGGGCCTCGCCCTCATGTACCTTCCCCTTTGGATCGTCATGTTCGTCGCCGCCTTCATGGGTCTCTGCGGCTACGGTCTCCAGTGGCTCGTCATCCGCAACATCATTTCCTTGCCCTATTTTCTG GTATTTCTACTGTGTCTCTTGGCCGGATGCAGCATCTGCTGGTTTAACACCGTATGCTTTGTCCTCTGCATTCAGAACTTCCCGGCCAATCGCCCTCTCGCCATCTCTCTTACCGTCAGCTTCAACGGTGTCAGTGCCGCCCTCTACACCCTCACTGCCAACGCCCTCGATCCCTCCTCCGACGCCCTTTACCTCCTTCTTAACGCCACCCTTCCCCTCCTCACCTCCACCGCCGCCCTCTTCCCCATCCTCCTCCAACCCTCCTTGGACCCCCTCCCCCCCGATGCCGTCCGCCGCGATTCCCTCATCTTCCTCCTCCTTAACTTCCTCGCTGCCCTCACCGGCGTCTACCTTCTCCTGCTCGGCTCCATCTCCGCAAGCGCAACCATCTCCCGCCTCCTCCTAGGCGGAGCCGTCTTTCTCCTTGTCCTCCCACTGTGCATCCCCGGCGTCGTCTACGCGCACGATTGGTTCCACCGCACCATCCACTCTAGCTTGCGCCTCGATGGCTCTAGCTTCCTCCTCGTGGACGTTGACGACCTCGAGCTCCACAAGGAGTTGCTAGCGCGCGAGGGTAGCATTTGCGGGGATGGGGGGAGTGCGGATCACCTCACCAATGGGAACGCGAACGAATCAATGTATGAAATCGCGAGTCCGGAGGAGAGCAAAGGGTGCTGTGAGAAGATAATGAAGGATGAGTTGGCGATGTTGGGAGAAGAGCATCCAGCAGGGGCATTGGTGCGGCGATTGGATTTTTGGTTGTACTATGCGGCATACTTCTGCGGAGGCACAATTGGGTTAGTTTATAGTAATAATTTGGGACAGATTGCGCAGTCTCTTGGACAAAGCTCGAACACCAGTTCTCTTGTTACCTTGTATTCGTCCTTCTCTTTCTTCGGCCGGCTGCTTTCGGCAACACCAGACTTCATGCGCGC GAAGTTCTATTGTGCGAGGACGGGGTGGCTGGCCATTGCACTTGTTCCCACCCCATTAGCCTTCTTCCTCCTTGCATTGTCCGGCAGCGGACCGACGCTTCATGTGGGCACGGCACTGATCGGGCTGAGCTCGGGGTTTATATTTGCAGCAGCTGTTTCGATAACTTCGGAGCTATTTGGGCCGAACAGTGTGGGCGTGAACCACAACATCCTTATAACAAACATCCCAATAGGGTCACTAGTGTACGGTGTTCTTGCTGCCATAGTTTATGATGCTAATATCAGCTCTAGTTTGGGAAGCATAGTAATAGTCAATAGTGACACAGAGGTATGCATGGGGAGGAACTGCTACTTCTTGACATTTTTGTGGTGGGGATGCATTTCTGTTTTGGGACTTGCAACTAGTGTGGTGTTGTTCTTGCGGACCAGGCCTGCTTACAATCGTTTTGAAGAGAATCGGATTTCAACACAACCTTATTAA